The Syntrophobotulus glycolicus DSM 8271 DNA window CTTATATATTTCACCGCTGGGCTCGAACCCAATATAGGAATCCATGTTATGATGTTTCTTTATATCCTGAAAGGTGTCGCCAGTAAAAGCACCGCAATCAACAAAACGTGCAAAGCCCTTATTCAGGGTTAGCCCGGGCCTTACATAATCTATGCAGCCTTTGCTCATAAAGGTATGGTCAAATTCTGAGGTCGCATATGCACGCAGATAACTGCAAAACGCCTCCCTGCTATGGTCATCCTCTAAAAGTTCAAGCGCCTTGTTAATTTCCGATTCCTCTTGTTTTAGATCAACTATAGGTATGTTAAATGTGGTGTTGATATTGTAATAATTTGCCTTACATAAAAGATGGTTACTATAAATTACATCTTTAAAGCCAAGATCATTTAAATAAGAAACAATTTCATTTATATTGCATTTAAATCTATCCAGGGCAATTATTATTCTATGATCCTTATAACAGCGAGGTACTTTTTCACTATCTGCACAATGTACCGGCAAATCAAAAAGCATTTGAGCAGGTTTCGCCGCTCTGTCGAGAAACGCAACCACACTAATGCCTAAAAATCTGAGATAACTGTAGAACAGCTTTCCGTTCCCGCCTGCTCCGTAAATGATAATATTTTTACCTTGAGTAATATCTTCTTTCAATTGATAATTTGGAGCAGATTGCATTTGCATCGATTCTGAAATGTGATTCCTTGCTTCTGCAATATTCATGTTCTATATCCCTCTTAAATTATAAAAATATATCATGGTAAAAGTAATTATGTTAGTGTGTACCATACAGCACAGTCTCAAGAGTGGCTATACTATGGCATCTCATATAAAGCTTATATTCCGGCTCGAATTCGTGTATAAGCAGAGGAATTCGCCACAGGTCTGTCAAACGGTGATAAACACAAATCGCTAAATCAGGTTTGTTCTCTTTAATTATGCCCTTGCAGCCATTGAGCGCGTCTATCTCAGCACCCTCGACATCCATTTTTATCAGGGTGGGATTTGCGTTTTTGAGTACATCGTCCAGCTTCACCACCTGAACGGTCTGCTTGCCTTTTTCACTCAAGGTGCTTCCCCCGTTCAACTCGTCGTTAAAACTGGCGTAATAAGCCTTGTCTCCAACCGCGCAGGGGTATAGAAAAGCGGTCGTTTGATTGTCGTCACTGCTCTCTACAGTCTCTGTCAGCTTTTTAAAAATTTCTGCGTTTGGCTCAAAGCCAATATAAGTATTCACTTTGTAATATTTCTTTACTTCCTCATAGGTATCTCCCGTATAAGCGCCGCAATCGACAAAACAAGAGAAACCCTTGTTCAGGGTAATACCCGTTTTTACATAATCAACATAACCCGCACTGATGACCGTATTATCGAACTCCGAAGTGGCATAAGCACGCAGAAAGCTGCAAAACACATCCCTGCTCTGGTCGTCCCCCATCAGTTCAAGGGCCTGTAATATTTCTTTTTCTTCTTGTCTCAGATTGACTCCCGGGGTGTTGTACGTGTTGTTGAAATGGTAGTAATTGGACATACACATAACAGAGTGGCTGTATATAACATCTGTAAAACCGAGCTCGTTAAGATAGGCTGTAATATCCCCTATGCTGTACTTAAAGCGGTCAAGGGCTATGATTACCTTGAAATTCTTATATTCTTGAGGCATATTCATATCATCGGCCTTATATACCGGTAGGCCGTAAAGCAGCTGCCCGGGTGTTGCCGACCGATCAAGAAAGGCGGCGACAGGAGTTCCCAGAAACTTCAATATATTAAATACCAGCTTGCCGGTAATACCCGCACTGTAAATCAGAATCTTTTTACCCTGTGCTATATCTTCTTTTAAGTGATAATCAGGCGGAACCTGAATTTTTATGGACTCAGCTACATGATGCCTTGCTTCAATCAAATTCATTGGCTTACAACTCCTATTTATTTTTCAATGTAAAACAAGTAATCCTTTATTGTTAACCGGACAATCGATTCATTTGAGTCTGCTGCAAATTGAGCGCCCTCAATAAGAGCAGTTATCAAGTCTTCTATATTTTTGTCTATATTATGCATTTCAAAACCGGTTTGAACATTTGCGAATCTAAAGCTGCCAAGTATCTTGATAAAATCATCAATTAATATATCCACAGGAGTCTCGGTGTCACAGAGATCGTTTCTGCCTAATGTTGTAAACAGTTTGCGCACGTCATTGGTATTTCTGAGCTTAATAAGCAGTTTTCCACCCTTTTTTATCAAGGATAAAAGTTTCTTAATCAAATTCAAAGGGTTTGGATAAAGATTTACCGGCTCACCCAAAATCAGATAATCAAAAGATTCTGCCTCGAAGTGTTCCTGTATAGCATCAATCCGGTCACTATATACTTCACCGTCACAGATTGTCGCAAGTTCGGAATAATAGATGGCTTTTGTGGTGAAAGCGGAAGACCTTGTCTTTAAAACACCCGATTCACGAAGCTTGTTTTTAATCTCCAAAATCGGGGTGCCCATCCGGATATCGACGCCCAATATTTGAGGACAGTTATTTTGCGCGGACGGCTGGGGAAGCATATTTATAAGCGGTCTCTCAAAGTTATTTACATCGTCCCAGGCATCAAGACCGTGGTATTTGTCCTTATAATTCTGTCTGCCCATATTCAATGAATTTTGAAATTCAACCGGATCTTTATCCTCCATGTTTCGAAAATCATGGTCGTGATGAATATAAGTGTCTTCGCATAAGATTAATTTATAACCGGCACGTCTTATGCGAATAGCCAAATCATCCTCCGCAAAGTCATGAAAATAACCTGCATCTGTTTTGCCAACAATATCCAGTATCTCGCGAGAAAATATAACGATTGTGGTTATTAGTCGCATTCTTTCCTTCCATTTGAGAGAGTTAGAGTGATTATATTCTTTTGCCACTTCCTCCATTTCTTCAAGCGAGTCAAACCTCCAACCTGGGTCCTGCAAATTGCTCACGTTTGAAGACAACGGTATAACCATACCGATTCTAACGTCGGACTCAAAACAAGTCAGCAAATTGGACAACCAATGATGCGTGACAACGATGTCATTACTTACAATAACAAAATATTTGCCTTTAAAATTATTATACAAATAAAAACTGGGGAACGCTGCACCGACATTTTTGGTAACACGCACAATTTTTTTATCATGATAATCCACCGACTGAAAGAATTCATAAGTGCCGTCGGTTGAACCATTGTCAACCAGGATAAGCTCAAAGGAAACATCGGTTGTGTATTTCAAAATGTTTTCCACACATCTTTTTGTTTTGCCTAATCTGTTATAGGCCTGCACAATAATGGATGCGGTCGGGGCATTGGCGTCGAGCAGCTCATTGTAGACATTTTTTCTTGAAGTGTAAAGGTCATTTCCCACTTTGGGAGCTTCAATCGAATCCGTGTTCAGTATAATGGGTTCAACAAAAGTATTCACTGGAAGTTACCTCTTATTTCTAATTAATAGAGCCTGAAACAGTTTCTTCAGATGTTGTGCATTTTCATCAAGAACATCCTCTTCATACATACCGTAAATATATAAATTGCATTTCTCACAAACTCTGGAAGCGTTTTGATTGCCATCAAGCAATGCCAGCCTAAATTGATTAAAATTTTGGCCGTTCCAAATTCTCTCTACATTTTGCTTGTTTGTGTCGCCCATAACAATCGGGTATTCCATTGAGCAACACGGCACAACCTTGCCGTCGGCATTAATCTGCATCATATAAAACGGCTCGGGGCATATTTGAGAATCGAGCAGGCGCTCGGCATTTTGGGGCTTGTCGGTTTTCATTCCTCCGGATAGTGTATCATAATCAATTTCTTTGATGGTAGGGGTTAAATGTTCAACGCTAATCTGATCACAGATTGGAGAAAAAAGTTCAAAGAATCTTTGCCGGTCCTCAAGGTCCTGAACCATATAATCAATTATCTTTATATAAACCTGAGTCTCCTTGGCCTGCTCGTGGAAATAACGAATTTGCGAAACCATATTTTCAAAATTTACGGTTGCCTTGCTGTTTCTTTTATAATCTTGGTCGGAAAGGCCCTCAAGGGAAATCCGAAGTTTGGTAAGCCCTGCCGAGATGAGCGCATCTGACAAAGACTTGGTTAGTAACGAGGCGTTGGTAACAATATCAATACTTTGGGCAACCCCCGCCTGTTTGGAATAAGCCACCATTTCATCGATACGCGGATGAAGCAACGGTTCTCCGATCCCCGCAAACCGGATCATTTTAAGCGGACGATTAAAGTTTTTCATGTCGTCTATACACTTTTTATAAAGTTCAATATCCATAAAAGTCACATCGGAAATATAACCATGCTTTGATTTATCCAGAGCATAGATGCAATAGCCGCACCGGAAATTGCAGCCATAAACGGGAAAAATCTGAATCATAAACGGTGTTTTAAGAGGCAGTACTTCAGCAAGGTTTGTCCGTACGCCACCTGGTGTAGGCCCATTTTGAAGCGTTCCCATCGTTATAACCTCTCTAAAATTCTCGTCGCCTGCTCATCAAGCGCATCCTCGGGATGAGAAACATCGTCCGGCGCGCAACAAACCCCGCAGCTTTTATTCTCACAGCGTTTTTTCAAAAGCTGCCGCGTTCGGAATTCCCGGAGCTCCTTGCCCTGCCACATTGCCAGCAATTTTTGGTGATAGATATTCCCGAGTATAACGGGCTTATAGATGGCATCACACGGCTTAACATCGCCGTTAGGCAGTACGCCCATCATATAAAAACAAAGCGGGCAGACCATACGGGGAGGATGCTCGTGACCATACCGGTCAGCCGTTGTTTCAATATCTCTGGTCATTTCGACGCCGGAATAGACCGGCCGGCACTGCTCAATAAACATCCGGTCCGAGATATGCCCGAAAAGCTCATAAAATTTGTTTTCCTCGCCAGCTTCCAGCGCAACGTCCATGATTTTAACATAAAGTTTGCATTGTTGTTTGTTGTTAAAGAAATAGGATATGTTCTCCATTAAATGATCGAAATTTATTTGGTATCTGCAAATATGCGCATATTTGGCGGCTGAAAGGCCTTGCATAGAAATTCTCAGACAGTCAAGCCCGGCCGCGATAAGCCGATCCGATCGTTTTGGCGTTAGAAGGGAAGCGTTGGTAATAAATTCAATTCGCTCCGCTATATTGTTTTCCTTCGCGTAAGCAATCATTTCGGGAAGCTGAGGGTTCATAAGCGGCTCTCCATGCCCTGTAAGCGATAACACCTTAAAGCGCTCCGGGAATTCCTTCATCTGATCAACGACAGTCTTAAAGGTGGCAAGCGACATCTGCTCGGGCTCAAAATCATATTCTTCTTTCATTTTTTTATAACCGAGAGATTGTCCGCAATAGCTGCATTTGAAATTGCAGTAATTTGTTGGAAACACATAAATTGTAAAAGGGGTAGCCAAGGGTAAGACGTTACTTAATATTACACGATTTTCATCGCTTATCGGCTTTATTTCTGACAGCATGCTTACACCCTATTTCTTAAATTTCTTGAGCGCTTCGTCTATATGGTCATCAAGGTCTTCTGCGGGATCGGCTATACAAATGCAGGAGGAACATTCACGGCATTCCTCAATACTCATCCTGCCTTCTCGCAAATTTTTGCATATGAGTTCGTTGCGTGGCCTGTCATTCCAAATTTCAAGCAGGGACTTTTCTTTTGCGCAGCCCATTGAAAAACCATTCGGCAGCCCCGGAGTTGAGCAGGGAAAAGTCTGCCCGTCAATATTCACCTGCAGAAAATAGAACATAATACTGCATATCTTACGGGGCGCGACTAATTCATTATTTAGATTTCTTGTGAAATCAACCATCCCTTGGTGATCTCCCATTTGCTTTTGCATCACAACCAAATGCTCTATATAGATCGCGTCACATAGATTACCAAATAGTTCATAAAACTTTTTTTCGTCATTTTTATTCTTCAAAAGTGAATCAATTATTTTTATAAATACTGAAGCATTGCCTTTATGCTTGTAAAGATAGCTGATATTATCCAAGAGCGCCTTAAAGTCAATGTCAACCCCGCTGTTTTCTTGATAACCTTCCTTATTTACCGCCTGAATAGAAATCTGTATTCTTGAAATGCCTGCCGCCACTAACGCATCCGCCATCTTGGGCGTCAATAACACGCCATTGGTCAAAACGTCGATTCTGCCGGTGAACCCGGCATCTCGAAGTTCCTTTATCATATTAGGCAGATCTTTATTCATCAAAGGCTCCCCCAGACCGGAAAAAGCGATGCGTTTTGGCGGCTGAGGAAAAGCCATAATATCCTTAATTATTTTTGTGTATAATTCACCGCTCATATTCTCTATTCTAAAGCCTTCTCTGTCCAACTGGCCGCCGGCAACCCCTCTGGTGGCATGCATACAATAAAAACATTTGAAATTACATCTTCTTGTTGGTTCGATATACATTCCGAGCGGAGCCTCCAGCGGAATTATATCAAGAAGTTTTTGCCTTTTTTTATCATAACTGGGTTGAATTTCAGCCTTCATTTCTACCTCCACCATAGAACGTCATAATTTAAACCGCGGCATATCTCCTATTGCGATTGCACCATCCCTCTCCAGAAAGATAAAACATTGTCATTCGGATATGTTTCGGCAAATTGCAAAACAGAGCTTTTGCCTTGGCCTCTTAATATCGGGCGGCAATTTTGGATTGCGTCAATAATTTCAGTTTTTCGGTTGCGATTCGTCATTAGACCTTGGTCTAAGCTGTCGCAGAACATTTTTTTATCCTCTCCGAGGCAGGACAAAAACCATTCGTAAGGCTCAATTCCGAAAATAGAGTTAAAATCAAACAGACGCTTCGGTCTGCTTATTTCGTTATAAAATACCTTCCGCATTCCCTCAACATTTCTCTTGATGGAATATTTATTCAAAACGGTTTCTTTAGCGTTCTCGCCAATACGAACACGTTCGTCCGGAGAATAATACAAATACCGCATGAGCTTTACATATTCTTCTGCGTTATTTGCCAAAAGGCCGTCGGTCTTATGGGTAACAATATACTTTTCCGTACACTGGTTGAGCATCACAACGGGGAGACCTATAGACATTGCCTCAAGTACCACATTTTCAGTCGTACCGAAATGATAGGGATTGAGTGGATAACCGAAAACATCCAATGTTTCCAACTGTTCATCAACGCGGTCAGTGTAGCCCACAAACTCAAATCGCTCAGCAATCCCGTAATCTTGGATGTCCCTGAAAATCTTTTCGTTTCCGTTTAAATCACCAACCAAAATAAATCTGGATGACGGGATCTCCTTCAGGACTGCCTTGCAAAAAAGCGCAAACTCGGGATGTATTTTGCTCTCACTAAGAGTGCCGACATAACCTATGCGAAATTCTTCACCAGAACTGCGGAGCGTGACTGGCTTATGGGAGACTGCGTTTACGCCAAGCCCAAACAGGACCGTAGATTGCTCCTTTATTTTGTTCCTTTCTTCCGAGCTCCAAGCTGAGTTGTCATAGGAAAAAGCCGTCGTAAAAACCGTTTTATGCGGCAGCAAAGCCAATTCGGCCGGAAACGAAGGATATGTGCAGCCGGAAACGTGTACCCATAAGACTAGCCCAATCTCTATTGGGGGGAATTTTCTCAAAAAACCTGACATAACAGGATTGTGCCACCAGTGGAGGACGACCAAGTCTGCTTCTTTAAAATCATCATAAAAATTGGTGTTCTGATCTTTGATCAAGACATCAATGCCATTATTCTCGCAAATTTCAACAAACTGTTTTTTTTTCGGTTGTTCCAACAGTATTATTTTATGTTCAAACGGTGAACGGTGCGTTTTTTCGTAGATTAAGGTTTCCGACAGGAACTTGCCGATTCCTCCGCCCATATGTGTCGTAATATGCAGCACCTTTGGCATTGAATTCACCTCTTGCTTCATCATTTCCTGCAATGTTCAATATAATCTTTTTCCCTTATACAAAGCATACAGATTATTCGTTATCCCACTTCCAAATGAGCTTTATTCCTTTTTACCTCTTTAAATGCACTTAAGAAGGCTCTAAATTGCATCTGGGTCAACTTTTCAATTTCCTGCCCATTCGCCAAAGCTTTATACCAATCGCCGGTCATATTCAGCGCTTTTTTAATATTCCAGGTTGTCTCCCAATTTAGGAGCGATTTCGCTTTTGTAGAATCCAATCTCAGAAAAGAAGCTTCATAAGGACCGTTATCGTTAAGATTTTTCCACTTTTGTCCTTCACCCCACTGTTTACAGAACAGATCGACCAAAGTCGCTGTTGTTACACAATCCCTGGTATCAGGACCAAAATTATAGCTTCCTTCATATTTCTCTTTATTTTCATACTGTTTCTGAGCCAGAAGCAGATATCCTGACAAACATTCCAAAACATGTTGATAGGGTCTGATTGAATGGGGGTTCCTCACAACAATATCTTCATGTTTTTGCGCCGCCCGTACACAATCCGGTATAATCCGGTCGGGAGAAAAATCCCCTCCACCGATTACATTGCCTGAACGAGCTGTTGATATCGCTGTTGAATCATCATTGTTAAAAAAAGAATGGACGTAACTATAGGTAACGAGTTCGCTGCAGGATTTACTATTGGAATAGGGATCATGGCCACAAAGTCTGTCATTCTCTTTGTAGACCCTGTTTGATTCATCATTTTCATAAACCTTATCGGTTGTAACATTTACAAATGACCTTACCTTTCCATAAAGCCGGGTACATTCAAGAATGTTTACCGTTCCCATGATATTTGTGTCATAAGTATTTACGGGATTCCTATATGATTCTCTGACAAGCGGCTGGGCCGCCAAATGAAATACAATATCAGGACCCGCCTCAAAAAAGACCTTCTTTAACTTATCAAGATCACGGACATCACCTTGTATTGAATACATGTTCTTTGCTAATTTTAATAGTCCAAAAAGATTTGGCTTTGTTGGAGGAAACAGTGAGTAACCCGATACAAGTGCTCCTGCATCGAGTAATATACTAGCAAGCCATGATCCTTTGAATCCTGTATGACCTGTAATAAGTACTTTACGACCTTTCCAAAAACTAATGTCGAACATAAAAACTACCCTGCCCTTCCAGGATGCATTGACTATTTCCTAATCCGTTAGGAGAATGACTTTATCATAAGCGTGAAGTCTATAGATGCTTGATACTTCACAAAATCCATACTTACCTTATGCTTTAATTATAAACTTCTTTACATACAATATCGTATATAAATCGCAATGGCTAAAGAGCTTTAATTGATGGACATCATATTTTAATACTTATTGATAACCGCAGTACAAACAGTAGCAATAATGAAAGAACATAAAAAAATCAAGAAATTTCTTCAGAGTAGGATTGGTTTATACGATATAAATTATAGAATAAGAGCTTAAGGGTTAGGTGAGTTTAAATGAAGATTGATCCATTATCAGCAATCAAACCGGTGAGGAGTATTAGACCGACCGACCGTGACTCTGGAATCGGCGACAATGGGCAGGCTTCTCAATCGGACAAGATCGCAGTATCCGGCAATGCGCAGGTTTTTCAAAATTTGCTGCAAAAAGCCAAAGTCTTACCGGAAATCAGAGAAGAAAAAGTAAACCAGATTAAAACGCAGATTGAAAATGGGAAGTTCGATCTTGACGGCGTTTCTCTTGCTGAAAGTTTATTATCTCCTGAAAAAATGGAGGAGAATTAATTGTCCGAAGAGATTAAAAATTTTATAAACAATTTAAAAGAGCAATTAAACTTATATAAAGAGCTTCGGGAATTAGAACGGCAAAAAAAAGATGCTCTGATTTTAAATAATCTGAAAGAAATTGAGTTAATAACTTCAGCAGAAGAACAGGCTTTGCATAAGGTAAGTTCTTTGGAAGAAGAAAGACTGAAAGATGCTGAATTTTTTGGGACAAAATTAGGGAAAACAGCTGAGAAAATTACCGTGTCGGATATGATGGAGATCGAACCGTCATTAAAAGACATTTATAATGAACTGGAAAATGAGATTGCGGAAATTAGTAATCTTAATAAGATAAATACCAAGCTCTTAGAAAACGCCGTCAATATTGTGAAAGTTACCATGAACGCACTCACCGCAGAAAAAAAAATTACGTATAAGAGAACCTCGAATACAGAGGATTCTCAAAATAATGTTTTTTTTATCAACAAAAATGTCTGAACAATATACATCAAGTACGTCCTTAGTTTTCAGAATGATTGAATTTACGGGTTTCTTATGAGGTGAAGGAGGAAGGTAAATGGGATCAACTTTTGCGGGCTTGGAATTAGGAAAACGTGCTTTGTCTGCTCAGCAGCTCGCTCTTAATGCAGCAGGTCATAATATCTCAAATGCAAGCACCCAAGGATACACTAGACAGGTAGCAAACCTTGCGACGACCATACCGGACCAGCTTTATTTATTTGGTCACACTCAGAGTGTGGGAACCGGGGTAGCGGTTGCCACGATTATACGTGTGCGGGACAACTTTATAGATCGCCAGTACCGTTGGGAAACAGCAAGGCAGCAATATTGGACAGAAAGACAAAACAGTCTGCAACAGGTTGAAGGAATACTGAATGAAGACTCGGCGGACAGTCTGCATAATGATCTGGATAAATTTTGGGTAGCATGGAGCGATCTCTCGACCAGTTCTGAAACCTTAGGAGCCAAGGCGGTTGTCCGTGAACGGGCTATAGCCCTTACCGGAACGTTAAACCATATATCCAAACAGATTACGGATATGCAAAATGATCTGGACAATAAGGTTAATGTTCAAGTCGGGTTGATCAACAATATTGCCCAGCAAATAAAAGATCTCAATATGCAAATTAAATCGGCGGAGGTAGCCGGGGATAAACCCAATGATCTCTACGATGTACGAGATAATCTTGTGGATGAATTATCTAAAATTGTAAGTGTACGAGTAATCGAGTCGACAGATCCCATGTTTACGGACCGTCAAGTAGGGATTTACAAGGTTCAAATTGGCGATGAGGCAGCCGGGCAATTACTTGTTGATGATAGCCAAGTGACCGAGTTGGCTTGGATAGACTCAGTCACTAATACAACCCAAGATTTGGATACAACCCCTGATGGCATACCCGATGTTGAATTTGGTCCAGGTTCAGGGATTAAGCTTCAACTCGGTTCTCAAATGGGCTCTTTGCAATCCCTGATTGATACGCGTTATACTTATTTGCAGAATTTACAGGGTAAGCTGGATAATCTGGCGGCGGGAATAGTGACGGCAGTAAATTCTCTGCACCAGGATACAGACCCTGCTACCACTGACTACTTCTTTGATCCCACTAAGCTTACGGCTTCGGACATTACTTTGTACTCAGATATTGAGGACGATGCCGGCAGAATCATTACAGGGACCACTGGATCTGGCGACGGGGATGTGGCATCTAGTATCGCGGCGCTGGCGCACGGATGGTCTTCGGCCGCCACCCCAGCGGAGATGGGCTCGGCGGCATCTCTTGGCGATTACTACAATGGGAATATTGTTGCCGTTTTCGGCGTTGATGTCCAGCAAGCTCAACGGATGACGGCGGTAGAGGATGCCTTGATAAACCAGTTAAGCAATCGGAGAGATTCGGTTTCAGGAGTGTCTATTGATGAAGAAATGACGAATTTGATAAAATTTCAGACAGCGTATTCCGCGGCAGCGCGGATGGTCACAATTATGGATGATATGCTGGATAAAGTCGTTAACGGTATGGGTATCACGAGATAGGCTGTTTGACGGGCCAATTGAGTAACGAAACGGACAAGCCAATTCTAGCGAGGTAAAAAATATGCGAATGACGAATAATATGTTTTCACGGAATTTATTATTGAATCTTACAGCTGCCCAGGGGAAACTTGATAAGTTGCAAAATCAAATGTCCACCGGACTGCGTATCTTCAGACCTTCAGACGATCCGGTAGGGATTGAGAATGCCCTGCGCCTCAAAGGTAACCTCAGTATGGTTGCCCAGTATCAGAAAAATGCCGGCGAAGCTTTAAATTATATGAATACCACCGATTCAGTTTTGGGCGATCTAACAAAAATGATTCAAAGAGCTCAGGAATTGGTGCTCAGTGCCAATAACGGCACGAATTCCTTAAATGAAAGAAACGCCATTGCCCAGGAAATTAGTGAGATAAATGAGCAGGTTAAAGCATTGGCCAATACAAAAGTGGGCAATAAGTATTTATTTGCCGGCACAAAAACGGAACAAGCACCAATGTCCGGGGGGACTTGGTCAGGGAATACAGATTCGGTGCAATTTGATGTAGGTGAGAACATCAAAATTTCCATCATGGTAGATGGACAGC harbors:
- a CDS encoding glycosyltransferase family 2 protein; amino-acid sequence: MNTFVEPIILNTDSIEAPKVGNDLYTSRKNVYNELLDANAPTASIIVQAYNRLGKTKRCVENILKYTTDVSFELILVDNGSTDGTYEFFQSVDYHDKKIVRVTKNVGAAFPSFYLYNNFKGKYFVIVSNDIVVTHHWLSNLLTCFESDVRIGMVIPLSSNVSNLQDPGWRFDSLEEMEEVAKEYNHSNSLKWKERMRLITTIVIFSREILDIVGKTDAGYFHDFAEDDLAIRIRRAGYKLILCEDTYIHHDHDFRNMEDKDPVEFQNSLNMGRQNYKDKYHGLDAWDDVNNFERPLINMLPQPSAQNNCPQILGVDIRMGTPILEIKNKLRESGVLKTRSSAFTTKAIYYSELATICDGEVYSDRIDAIQEHFEAESFDYLILGEPVNLYPNPLNLIKKLLSLIKKGGKLLIKLRNTNDVRKLFTTLGRNDLCDTETPVDILIDDFIKILGSFRFANVQTGFEMHNIDKNIEDLITALIEGAQFAADSNESIVRLTIKDYLFYIEK
- a CDS encoding radical SAM protein, coding for MKAEIQPSYDKKRQKLLDIIPLEAPLGMYIEPTRRCNFKCFYCMHATRGVAGGQLDREGFRIENMSGELYTKIIKDIMAFPQPPKRIAFSGLGEPLMNKDLPNMIKELRDAGFTGRIDVLTNGVLLTPKMADALVAAGISRIQISIQAVNKEGYQENSGVDIDFKALLDNISYLYKHKGNASVFIKIIDSLLKNKNDEKKFYELFGNLCDAIYIEHLVVMQKQMGDHQGMVDFTRNLNNELVAPRKICSIMFYFLQVNIDGQTFPCSTPGLPNGFSMGCAKEKSLLEIWNDRPRNELICKNLREGRMSIEECRECSSCICIADPAEDLDDHIDEALKKFKK
- a CDS encoding radical SAM/SPASM domain-containing protein, encoding MGTLQNGPTPGGVRTNLAEVLPLKTPFMIQIFPVYGCNFRCGYCIYALDKSKHGYISDVTFMDIELYKKCIDDMKNFNRPLKMIRFAGIGEPLLHPRIDEMVAYSKQAGVAQSIDIVTNASLLTKSLSDALISAGLTKLRISLEGLSDQDYKRNSKATVNFENMVSQIRYFHEQAKETQVYIKIIDYMVQDLEDRQRFFELFSPICDQISVEHLTPTIKEIDYDTLSGGMKTDKPQNAERLLDSQICPEPFYMMQINADGKVVPCCSMEYPIVMGDTNKQNVERIWNGQNFNQFRLALLDGNQNASRVCEKCNLYIYGMYEEDVLDENAQHLKKLFQALLIRNKR
- a CDS encoding radical SAM/SPASM domain-containing protein, which gives rise to MLSEIKPISDENRVILSNVLPLATPFTIYVFPTNYCNFKCSYCGQSLGYKKMKEEYDFEPEQMSLATFKTVVDQMKEFPERFKVLSLTGHGEPLMNPQLPEMIAYAKENNIAERIEFITNASLLTPKRSDRLIAAGLDCLRISMQGLSAAKYAHICRYQINFDHLMENISYFFNNKQQCKLYVKIMDVALEAGEENKFYELFGHISDRMFIEQCRPVYSGVEMTRDIETTADRYGHEHPPRMVCPLCFYMMGVLPNGDVKPCDAIYKPVILGNIYHQKLLAMWQGKELREFRTRQLLKKRCENKSCGVCCAPDDVSHPEDALDEQATRILERL
- the rfbG gene encoding CDP-glucose 4,6-dehydratase encodes the protein MFDISFWKGRKVLITGHTGFKGSWLASILLDAGALVSGYSLFPPTKPNLFGLLKLAKNMYSIQGDVRDLDKLKKVFFEAGPDIVFHLAAQPLVRESYRNPVNTYDTNIMGTVNILECTRLYGKVRSFVNVTTDKVYENDESNRVYKENDRLCGHDPYSNSKSCSELVTYSYVHSFFNNDDSTAISTARSGNVIGGGDFSPDRIIPDCVRAAQKHEDIVVRNPHSIRPYQHVLECLSGYLLLAQKQYENKEKYEGSYNFGPDTRDCVTTATLVDLFCKQWGEGQKWKNLNDNGPYEASFLRLDSTKAKSLLNWETTWNIKKALNMTGDWYKALANGQEIEKLTQMQFRAFLSAFKEVKRNKAHLEVG
- a CDS encoding FkbM family methyltransferase, whose translation is MNLIEARHHVAESIKIQVPPDYHLKEDIAQGKKILIYSAGITGKLVFNILKFLGTPVAAFLDRSATPGQLLYGLPVYKADDMNMPQEYKNFKVIIALDRFKYSIGDITAYLNELGFTDVIYSHSVMCMSNYYHFNNTYNTPGVNLRQEEKEILQALELMGDDQSRDVFCSFLRAYATSEFDNTVISAGYVDYVKTGITLNKGFSCFVDCGAYTGDTYEEVKKYYKVNTYIGFEPNAEIFKKLTETVESSDDNQTTAFLYPCAVGDKAYYASFNDELNGGSTLSEKGKQTVQVVKLDDVLKNANPTLIKMDVEGAEIDALNGCKGIIKENKPDLAICVYHRLTDLWRIPLLIHEFEPEYKLYMRCHSIATLETVLYGTH
- a CDS encoding glycosyltransferase family 4 protein is translated as MPKVLHITTHMGGGIGKFLSETLIYEKTHRSPFEHKIILLEQPKKKQFVEICENNGIDVLIKDQNTNFYDDFKEADLVVLHWWHNPVMSGFLRKFPPIEIGLVLWVHVSGCTYPSFPAELALLPHKTVFTTAFSYDNSAWSSEERNKIKEQSTVLFGLGVNAVSHKPVTLRSSGEEFRIGYVGTLSESKIHPEFALFCKAVLKEIPSSRFILVGDLNGNEKIFRDIQDYGIAERFEFVGYTDRVDEQLETLDVFGYPLNPYHFGTTENVVLEAMSIGLPVVMLNQCTEKYIVTHKTDGLLANNAEEYVKLMRYLYYSPDERVRIGENAKETVLNKYSIKRNVEGMRKVFYNEISRPKRLFDFNSIFGIEPYEWFLSCLGEDKKMFCDSLDQGLMTNRNRKTEIIDAIQNCRPILRGQGKSSVLQFAETYPNDNVLSFWRGMVQSQ
- a CDS encoding FkbM family methyltransferase gives rise to the protein MNIAEARNHISESMQMQSAPNYQLKEDITQGKNIIIYGAGGNGKLFYSYLRFLGISVVAFLDRAAKPAQMLFDLPVHCADSEKVPRCYKDHRIIIALDRFKCNINEIVSYLNDLGFKDVIYSNHLLCKANYYNINTTFNIPIVDLKQEESEINKALELLEDDHSREAFCSYLRAYATSEFDHTFMSKGCIDYVRPGLTLNKGFARFVDCGAFTGDTFQDIKKHHNMDSYIGFEPSGEIYKRLLDTVKNEAGDTVAFLYPCAVGDKTFYTSFDAELNARSSLSEDGKQTVLVVKLDELLINVNPTMIKMDIEGAEIDALKGCKDIIKNSKPDLAICVYHRLTDLWRIPLMIHEIVPEYKLYMRCHYIATIQTVLYATC